The nucleotide window CTCGGCTCACGAGATTAGACCACGCGGCCTTATCTCTAGTCTCCAAGAGACACCGCTCTCTAGTAGCTTCCCCTGAGCTCTGCCGCGCACGGTCGCTGATAGGTTGCACGGAGGCATCTCTCTACGTATGCCTGAACATCATGCCTGACCCAAACCCAAGCTGGTTCGTCCTGACACGTAATCGGCAGCTGAGGCAAATCCCATCGAACCCTTACCAGCCTCTAAGATCATCGTCATCTTCTTTCGTAGTGGTGGATTGGGGCATTTATGTAATTGGTGGAATCGTAAACGGCAATCCGACTCCGGATGTCTGGTTCCTTGATTGTTATTCTCACACGTGGCACCCAGTCCCGTCGATGAAGATGGCACGTGCCTCCGCATCAGCAAACGTTATAGACGGCAAGATCTATGTGTTTGGAGGGTGCCGAGATGAGGCCAGCTCTGCAGAAGTATTCGATCCAAAGACCCAAACTTGGCGTAACTTTATTTCGCCCATAGGTATCCAGCAAAGTGTGGTGGTACAAGGGAAGAAGATTTACGCTGTTGACGAAGAGGACCAAAGCTTCTGCTCTTTGCCAAGTGAGTGTCCATCCTGGACAAGCGGCAAAAGAGATTGTAAGCCCGGAAACAGAAATGATTGGTGTGCCATTGGGGATTTATTATTTTGTCGTGGAACTCGAGGGAGAATACTGTGGTGTGAGCCAGATGAATTGGATTGGAAGGAAGTGAAGGGCTTGGAAGAGCTGCAAGAGTCTTTCTGTGGCTTGAGACACGTCATGGATTATGGTAAAAAAGTTTATGAACCCTGTAAACCAACCGAGAGAAAGGTCAAATATGATATTAGCAAACTCAGCTGCAACTCTTCCGGGAACATTGTCATCTTTTGGAACACCCAACTTGAATATCCTGAGGGTTTGGAGCTTAAGTCTGCTGAGATTTCCTTTGAAAGGCACCAGGAAAGCGAGATTTGGGGCAAGATTGAGTGGTCTGGTGTTATATTGAGAGATGATCCTCTCTCACACTCATATAGCCTTAACGTCTTGTTTTCTGCTCCTGTCTATTGCTGAAATTTCCAAGTTTTttgtttattctattttatatatacatttttctcAAACTGTTTTTCGGTATCAAGCTAATCAATCTTGAGCATCTCTATTGATCTaattattaactaattgtctGATGGTACCATGTTAATAATATATCTTGCAGTTTCTTTttaaggacaaaaaaaaaaaatgttgcacTTATTTCTTTGAACTGGTCGTGGTATACTCTGTTCTTGAGATATATATGTAGTTTTGTTCATATTCTTTCTAGCCTCAACTTATAATTTTTGGTTGCACTCTGACATTAACTCCAACTCCAGTCTCGCCATCAGTGGCTCAAAAGACGGTTCTGTTCACATTGAGAATATAGTCACTGGAAAGGTTTGTTTTATTGGTTTATGATCTGTATCATCTAAATTGCCAAATGTTGTGCTTTTAACCTTTTGCATAACCATACCAAACAGTTGTGAGCTCTCTGACTTCTCATACAGAGTCAGTTGAATGCGTGAAGTTTTCACCAAGCTCCGCAACTATCCTTATGGCTGCAACCCGTGGAATGGACAAGAAGCTTGTAATCTGGGATCTTCAACATTCAACTCCTAGGTTCATCTGCGACCACGCGGTATAACCCTCTTGTAGTTACCCTTACGAGATAGAATACAAAGAaggtttttgtttcttctatctctctctccagAATCATTCATCAGTTCTTCTTTTCCGTTTATCTAATTAAGCCGTTTAAACCGGTTTAACATGTAATACCAAAatgcttttgtttttgttttgtcagGTTCCTTCTGTGTGGTCTGAATCGGTGCCAGTGTTCAACAACCTCAAATCATTAGCTGTTAAGAGTGACAAGGATAGAGGATGGCCAGCAATTCCAGCTCTTCTAAGGAACTGTCCACATTTACAAACTCTAGTCGTTAAGGTATTAAAGATTTGAAACTCTGTCCACAACTAACATGTACACttaatatttgaattattaATAGTCTTTTTTTGTGCCTGCCTCTAGGGTCTCGTGCACCATGTGACAGATAAGTGTGGGGATGTTTGTGACTGCATCTCTCGGGAGGACAAAGGATTTTCACTCACACGTTGTCCAGTAAAAGTGGTGAAGATTCATGGGTTTCAAGGAACAATGAAAGAGGTGGCAACGATACAGCATTTTTTTGGAGTATTTTCCATCTCTGGAGGAGATGGTGGTGGTCTATTGTGTGAAGAATAATCCTACACAGCTACGAAACCGTCTCAAACTGAACCGATCTCAAGACTGTagattcttcttcttgcttGTTTTCTACTATTTACCATCGATGGCTAGTTTTTATTTGATCAGTTATACTTATGGTTCGAGTTGATAGCCACATTAAAGTGTCATTCTATAGTTCTCCGAGTAAATGTGCCTTGTGTTAAATAGTGTGATGAACGTTTGTCTTAAGAATCTAATCGTGTACAGTGAGTAACTTTGATCAATGGGTCAAAACTAAACCGAAACAGACCATGAgatttgaatccttaaccaaaCGGTCCACACCAACCAATCACGTGCATGAGCTAAAAACGAAGTTTTATATGAACCAACGTTCTTATTTATCACAGTCTTAAGCATCCCACAAACCACAAGTGTGTGAACACTAAAACAAAGTTAAAGAAAAGAAGAGTCGAGATCTTATGGTTTTATTTAGATCATGGAAAGAGCTTCCTCGAGTATGCCTTCTTCCAAAACAGACATGAAACTTCCCGTGTTTCTCGCGGAACAGTTTGAACGAATCTCTCCTTGTGACCCCGTCAAGACACTCATCTGACCCATCTTGATCATAGCCACTGCGAAATGATCAAAAAACAGCCTTTGATCAATCGCAAAGCTCTCCACAATACCACGTGTCCTCTTGTCCACGAACAGATCCTGGTCAGAAGTGAACAACCCTTGTCGGTTCATGAGATCAACGTAGTACTTGTTGTCGAAAACATCGGGACTTCTTATGTCATTCACTTGTGTGTTGCTCGAGTTAGCGGTGGGACACGTTCGTTTGAGGCTGTTGGCGAAGAACTTGTTCATGGTTGGGTCTTGGTTCGGGTAGAGCCGGCCTGTGAACGAGGGACAATGCGCAATTCCGATGGTGTGGCCACCTGAAAGTGCAACTAAGTCGGTGATGTTGAGGTTTCTATTGGCGAAGTCGGTTATGAGCTGGCTCGCTTTGGCGAATGGTGGCGGCAGGTTATTTAACGTCGTGTTCTGGCTCGCGAACGCTAGTGAGTCGCGTCGGCCAAGTGGCACATCATAGTCTGGTCCTCCTGACTACattaatttatacaaaaaatgTAATTATCAGTTAAGTAGTTAGTAACTACACCAATATGTAGTTTGAGAGTTCTGATTGAAGAGAGAGTTGGTTACTAGGACGACAGAGTCACGTGCGGCTAGAGCGAGGATGTCAGAGCAAGAGACGACTTGGCCGCACTGCTTGTGTACGAGGGCACGAAGGTTATTGATGACTACAAAGGCGGCTTGACGCAGTGTCAGATTAGGGATCGATGATTGTTCTCCTGGTCCACTCGCTGATCCATCTAGCAGCACTGAACCTTCACATCCctgttttcgttttttttttaaatattaattctCGTAAGGAAAGCCATAAATGACAAATTACATTCAAGATTTTCTTATGAAATTATTTGTCTGATCAAAGTACTCCACACTTCAATATATGTGTGTTGCAAGTAACACCACAAATATCCGGATTGTCTagatgaattaatatattttataaatcagTTAAATacatcagtatatatatataaattattgatTCTTGTAGCATCTCCCTATTTGTAGCTGTGCCATTGGTTCAATATTTATTTCTtaattaagatattattgaCGTTCATTAAAAGAGACTCAACTAACCCTAGAAAAGCGGGTGAAAGTATTAATGCGACAACACAACTCGATAATATCTTCGACATTTAATTAGTGTTACtttcaatttaaaaacaaatcagTGTTAACACTTTACACGAAGAAAATTTGTTCTTATTCATGAGAATTTCGAGACGGTTTAATGTCTTTCTTAAGGTTATTTTGGTCTGATTTACTTTAACACGTGACAGCATTTTTTTAAGAATACTCAAACCTgtttatttcttaaaattttcattttcatatatttagaaaaCACAACGATATTCCTATTTTTGTGCGTGGGTATTGATTCATATGGTTCCTTAGCTATCTAACATATCTATGTTGCttaaaaccaacaaaaaaatgagaaaagatGAATAAAGATAGACCTGAACGAAGCAGTCATGGAAATGTATACGAAGGATGGCTGCGGCTAAACCAATGTCTCTCTTGAATACTTTCTTGAGCTCTTTCCTGATGATTTTTTCCACTTTCGGACATGCTTTCTGGTAAAAGCTCCATGAGAGACCTTTCACTATAGGAACATCTCTCCTTGGCTTCTTCTTATTCTGAGCCTCTACGTTGGCTAGAAGGTTCAGTGCCAGCGCTACTAACGAGATCAACATCAGAAACGTGAAGATACGTTTAGATAAACCCTTAGccattttttctctctctttttttttcttgaccgaagctttttttcttctctatCTCTTCTTGTTGTTCTTTGGAGGAGGAATTCATTTTATAGCCAAATGTGGTCCTTGTGTTGTTTTAAGTAGATATTTtaataaggaaaataaaatactaaagaattttacttattttgtttgtttaatggaatttctttttaaagaatgatttttttttatttagaagaGAAATCTTAAAGCAACGATATTACTAGTTTTCTTTCGTTTTGCTTAAAACTATATTACTAGTTCAACTAGGATtaaacccgccctacgggcgggtgaataattaatttaaatatattaaaacgtATAATTTATCACgtcaaatttatctttttattttacaaatcataaacttaattaactgttaaaatcataaaaatataatttttttaaaaaagtttgttttAGTTTAGCTTATATCGATATGTCACATtgactatttttaaaaatgaaacataTAACTAATAGTTAAATACAAtgttaaattttctaaattctCATTCACTTTTATACACAGTCAcacacaaaaaattaaaatttattatcatAAACTAAGTTTGTCATACATTTGCTTTGTAATGAAAACTTGTCATCTGTCGACTCGAAAAAATCGTTTcttttttctaagaacaaatcattttctcttcttttatgTGCGTTGCCTCTTGAATTTTTTGCGAAAAAACTCCACTTTCACACAATCAGATTTTGAATTGTGAGttgtgtcaaaaaaaaaagatctctcTGAGTGATTTAGAGACTTcaggataaaaaaatattggttcACAGAAGAGTAGTGAGTTGGAGAAGAGTAGTGAGTCGTTTCAAGCAGTTTCAGCGCATGTTTTCTCTTCTCCTTAACCTTTCTTCTTACTCTCAAGCTTGATCATGTTCTTTTTCAATCAGGGTAGTgaatttctttatttcttttttcgTATTTGCTGCCTTGACTTCTCTTTTGTATAGCCAAAATTGGGATAATTGTTTGAATCAGTTAATGTGTTTTTCTGATATTGAGTTTTGACTAAATCTAGTTTGGATACAAACTATAAAAATTGGATCCATGCGTGTTTAGCGATTTCTAAAGTAGAAGCCTTTATCATCATTTGACTTTGTCTTTTGCAGATTTATATTTACACCATTGTGGCCGTTTCTTGTTGTGATTTCATCTCTTCTCATCTTTgcattctctctttttttcatctttttcaTATCTTCTTCTATTTCTGTATGTTTCTTTATTAGtgtgattttattattttagctaAAAATTACACGTcaaatttatctatttattttataaatcataaacttAGTTAGCTAAACAGaatctaattattttaaaaatcaaatcacaaaccataaaatataattattctttCAAGTTTGGTCTAATTTAGCTTCTAACGATGTCATCTCGATTATTTTTAGCAAAGAAACATTTAACTAATAGTTGTAGCTTTAATCTAAATcttatgttaaatttttaaaactgtcCTTCTTTTTTATACACAGTcacacacaaaaaataaaaggatatTATCGCAATTAAGTTTATCATCATCTGCTTTTATCGTGGAAACTCATCATCTTTCgactaaaaaaacagttttttatctaaaaataaatcatttttcttcttttatgtgTTTGCCTCTTGAAAATTTCCTCGAAAAAACTCCAGTACACATAATCAGTTTTTGAATTGTGAGCTGTGTCAAAAAGGGTCTCTCTGATTGATAATATGACGAACAAAATCATCATATGTtttgactctaaaattcatactTTCAGCCCACATGCAGGtgaataaacaataaaaattactAATAACTAATAATATGAAATGTTGCTTAgtaattgagaaaaaaatgaCATTAAAAAATGCTATAAGACAGACAAATATTGAAAACATTAATGTTTCTCGCTCTTAAATTCATATTATgattgtgttcaaaaaaaaaaaaaaattcatattatgtatatttttcttctattattgaatttatttgcttttacttttctgacatttaaatgatattaacatgatattatatacattaaatataatataattttgaaatttatattatctcctcttataaaacataaatttaatgtTTTCCATTTTGTTGCGTCGTATTAacgaaaatatgtttttaaccTGAATTGTAAATTCAAATATAAGAAGAATATACATTAATGTTTTTCAtgtgaatttttaaatttatatttttaacataaatttaCTATTTTTATCTGTGTATATAATTTTGAgagttattaaataatttatcaataatttgtatgtacttaaaaatatttatgaagattaattaaattttttaataaatatatacgaAATAATATGTTCTAGTAGATCAATATGTAATGTAaccaaaatatgttttatcCGAAGTTCAATTTAccaagtgattttttttaatgaatcatatgtttcatattaaaaaCTTATTATTGGAAATGTTTGAGAAAAATTGTCatcaattttgaaaatatatttatactgtTCGTTCATGAATATGTTTAGGTGTTTTGATTTTCTTCCAGGtcgtatttttttgttttcagtttGGTTCTGGTTATTGGTTTGGATAAAACAAAACCCGACAACATGTGTCACTTTCTTGTATTTATGCAATATGAACATGTCCTTTGCTTTATGAAATTGTAAGCCTTAAATTCGCTATAACAGATACTCTGAATAAACTCAGATGTTGATCATTACATCCCAAACAACTATAGACAAATATGCTAGAAGTAAGACTAATCCAGAAAATACCATCAAGCATATCATGTATTTCACGGACTCACACTCTTCTAAACATCTGTCCCATGTACCTGCAatgtatttatatgaaaaaattgtttttagtaGGACCAAACATGCGTAATGTATCAAAGCGTATAAACCTTGACATTTTTTACCTTTCAAACATAGTTAAGTAGCTTGTGGATTAGTATGTGGAGAAATATGTAATGTTGATCCATTCACGATTCTGAGAGAATCAATGCTGACATCATGGTAGTACCATATTGTGCGCACAGTTCATAAGCAGAATTATGCCATCGCTAGAACAAACATTTGATTGGTCCGCTGGTAATAGAACTCCATCTAACCTGAACCTACAGCTCTCAAACCATTCACTGAACATGAAATCCTGCAAAGCTAGGCtcttgagtatttctctttgtTTAAGGGAAGTGACCTGTGAGAGATGTGAAGCACTGAAGATTGTATAAAGCTCTCCAGATTCTACTCCATGATCTACTGAGTATCCGCATAGCATGTTTCCCATCTCTTCTCGATCTGATTTTGCATCAGGGCCTTCACGTGATCTTATAATCATCTAAAGatgataaaaataaacacatTAAAGTTTATATAATCACAAATGAAAACATCATTAGAAGCTTTACACTTACCTTTTAAGTTCGATTGTTTTAGAAAACTCTCAGTGCAATCAGCTCCCCAAAGAAGTCCCTTGTAATTACTTTCGCTCAGACCATCAGCCATCCACGGACACGACCATAAAACATGGTTAAGAGTTATATTCCCATCATCATTCTCGCCAACTTCTCTCCTGTAAACCCTGTCAAGTTCCTCTAATGAACCCAACAATAAAGTGCTATCTTCATGGACCCGAGAGGAGCTTTGAAAGAGGCCGCCATGATTTGTGTAGACACATTATCTGCAAAATCAGATGCCAAAGGTAACGTTTTGAAACAATCGATACACTTGGAATGTAGCACTGGACCGTGTTCACCGTATCTGTCACATGTCTCTTTCAAGAAACCAAACTCTTCTGCAGAAACTCTTGTTTCTGAGCTTCCACTAAGTAAAAATACCCTTGCAGGCATCAGAATCTGTAGTTATCAATCAGAATCTGAGCTTCCACTAAGTAAAAATACCCTCGCAGGCATCAGAAACACTTAAAGAATCTAATTAATTGTAGAGACTATACATAAGTACCATCGAAGCTAAGAGATTGTATCATCATGGTCTCACCAGATGCGGCTGATAAGCTCCTCACCGTTCGGATCACCAACAACACTACTCTCCATTTATCTTCCACCAACTTGGAATCATGAAGACGACACCGTACCGAGCATTCTCTGTGGCATAAACTTCAGCGTATTTGAATTCACATCGCTCTGCTGAACTTTAGCTACATCCTTAATGTTAGCCACAACATAAGAAGAAtacaaagaagaagatatgTTCAAAGAAAGAGAGTATCATCACCTCCATAATCAACACCAATAATGAGTTTCACCACAACGGTCTCACAGATGGGTTTGAGGAAATCTGCAGGTGTCTTTGTGGTTCCGGAAACTCTTAACTCCACTTCCACTCATCTTACTTTGTTAATCTGAGAACGATCCTTTATGCAATTGCAAACACAAACTGAGAACATTGAAGGAGGAAAAAAAGGAGCTGAAACGAACCCTTGTGGAGTATTGATGGATCGATTAAAGCTCAGTGCGAAATGGTTTCAAGGGGAGAAGACGAAGTGGTAGAGGAGAAGGGAAAAGACTCGCGACTTCAGCTCCGTCGCAGACTTAGGTCTAATCAAATGAAAGAAGCCCAAACCTAACTCCAACGAAGCCCACACATCTAATTGCATTGAAAACAAACTTTAAGCCCATATCTAAAAACGAAATGTTCTGATTGGTTGAATATTTTTAGTGACGTGGCATAGCTGAGAGTTGAGattatcccccttttagtattgtattgatgGCTAtcttatctaaaaataataaaatgaaagaGAAAAATAAGGTACATTTTGTAAGAAACTCCTTAAATACTTTGATAATAAGTgtggctatatatatatatatatatatataaatgaaatatttttaaaatatcgaTAACAAGATAATGAAATAATTCAGATTCTggtacattttaaattttaattagagTTTTATATTAGGCTAATCCTTGATATCGATAATAATACTTAACAACCATTGTTTGTTAATAAATTCTCCAAAAAAGAACCCAAACGTCTTCTCTTTGTCTCTCGTACACCATCCTCATCATCTGAATTTTCCATTGCCACAAGATTTGGGACTGCACAACTGTAAGAAAAAGTAAATATCGTGATTTACTGATTCTCTTTAACCACAAGATTTGataaacaatattaatatattattcttTTGCTCTTGCCTAcgatttatttttagctaatgGAGAGGAACGGTTCAGTGAATGAACCAAATTAAGGC belongs to Brassica rapa cultivar Chiifu-401-42 chromosome A07, CAAS_Brap_v3.01, whole genome shotgun sequence and includes:
- the LOC103830839 gene encoding F-box/kelch-repeat protein SKIP6 isoform X1 yields the protein MSCVESRMSNYGSEESRPQKKRRNEKASPRWWWSLPDAVALSIVARLTRLDHAALSLVSKRHRSLVASPELCRARSLIGCTEASLYVCLNIMPDPNPSWFVLTRNRQLRQIPSNPYQPLRSSSSSFVVVDWGIYVIGGIVNGNPTPDVWFLDCYSHTWHPVPSMKMARASASANVIDGKIYVFGGCRDEASSAEVFDPKTQTWRNFISPIGIQQSVVVQGKKIYAVDEEDQSFCSLPSECPSWTSGKRDCKPGNRNDWCAIGDLLFCRGTRGRILWCEPDELDWKEVKGLEELQESFCGLRHVMDYGKKVYEPCKPTERKVKYDISKLSCNSSGNIVIFWNTQLEYPEGLELKSAEISFERHQESEIWGKIEWSGVILRDDPLSHSYSLNSRHQWLKRRFCSH
- the LOC103830839 gene encoding putative F-box protein At3g58820 isoform X2: MAATRGMDKKLVIWDLQHSTPRFICDHAVPSVWSESVPVFNNLKSLAVKSDKDRGWPAIPALLRNCPHLQTLVVKGLVHHVTDKCGDVCDCISREDKGFSLTRCPVKVVKIHGFQGTMKEVATIQHFFGVFSISGGDGGGLLCEE
- the LOC103830836 gene encoding peroxidase 12 is translated as MAKGLSKRIFTFLMLISLVALALNLLANVEAQNKKKPRRDVPIVKGLSWSFYQKACPKVEKIIRKELKKVFKRDIGLAAAILRIHFHDCFVQGCEGSVLLDGSASGPGEQSSIPNLTLRQAAFVVINNLRALVHKQCGQVVSCSDILALAARDSVVLSGGPDYDVPLGRRDSLAFASQNTTLNNLPPPFAKASQLITDFANRNLNITDLVALSGGHTIGIAHCPSFTGRLYPNQDPTMNKFFANSLKRTCPTANSSNTQVNDIRSPDVFDNKYYVDLMNRQGLFTSDQDLFVDKRTRGIVESFAIDQRLFFDHFAVAMIKMGQMSVLTGSQGEIRSNCSARNTGSFMSVLEEGILEEALSMI